One Hermetia illucens chromosome 4, iHerIll2.2.curated.20191125, whole genome shotgun sequence DNA segment encodes these proteins:
- the LOC119653889 gene encoding alpha-amylase A-like, producing MNGLAVLSLAALLAGVYCQFDTHQWDNRNTIVHLFEWKWDDIADECERFLAPKGYGGVQVSPVNENIVVASRPWWERYQPISYKLVTRSGNEEQFANMVRRCNAVGVRIYVDVVFNHMAADSSNPVGTGGTTADPASKSFPGVPYSSLDFHPTCSIESYGDVFQIRNCELVGLKDLDHSKEWVRDRIVDFLDHLVDLGVAGFRVDAAKHMWPGDLAVIYSRVKNLNTDFGYPPNSRPFIVQEVIDLGGEAISKDEYTGLGAVTEFRFSRELGRVFRGYNPMKWLVNWGPEWGLTQSDRALVFIDNHDNQRDGGDILTYKTSKQYKMAIAFKLAHPYGITRIMSSYDFSDKDQPPPTNDGGNTILSPKINEDGTCGNGWVCEHRWRQIYNMVGFKNAVRGTGLNDWWDNGNYQIAFCRGGSGFIAFNLESYDLNQTFQTCLSPGTYCDVISGSKIDGKCTGKKVEVGNYGWANIYIGASENDGVLAIHKDAKL from the exons ATGAATGGTCTCGCAGTTCTAAGCCTAGCTGCGCTCTTAGCAGGAGTCTATTGTCAGTTCGATACCCATCAGTGGGACAACAGGAACACCATTGTTCATCTTTTTGAGTGGAAGTGGGATGACATCGCTGATGAATGTGAACGCTTCTTAGCCCCGAAAGGATATGGAGGAGTTCAG GTTTCACCCGTGAATGAAAACATCGTTGTCGCCTCCCGACCGTGGTGGGAGCGCTACCAACCAATTTCTTACAAATTGGTCACCCGTTCTGGTAATGAAGAACAATTCGCTAACATGGTGAGGCGTTGTAATGCTGTCGGTGTAAGGATTTACGTTGATGTCGTTTTCAACCACATGGCTGCCGATAGTAGCAATCCTGTGGGAACTGGAGGAACCACTGCTGATCCAGCGAGCAAGAGCTTCCCCGGTGTACCATACAGTTCACTTGACTTCCACCCTACTTGCTCCATCGAAAGCTACGGAGACGTTTTCCAAATCAGAAACTGTGAATTGGTTGGACTCAAGGATCTGGATCATAGTAAGGAGTGGGTTCGCGACAGAATTGTTGATTTTCTCGATCACTTGGTTGATTTGGGAGTTGCTGGATTCCGTGTTGATGCCGCCAAGCACATGTGGCCTGGCGATTTGGCG GTTATCTACTCCAGAGTTAAGAATTTGAACACTGATTTCGGCTACCCTCCTAACTCACGACCATTCATTGTCCAAGAAGTTATTGATCTTGGTGGAGAGGCTATTTCAAAAGATGAATATACTGGCCTGGGAGCAGTCACTGAATTCAGATTTTCCAGAGAACTTGGTCGTGTATTCCGTGGATACAATCCAATGAAATGGCTCGTTAACTGGGGTCCTGAATGGGGACTAACCCAATCAGATCGCGCTCTCGTGTTTATTGACAACCACGACAATCAACGAGACGGAGGAGACATTCTAACCTATAAGACCTCAAAACAATACAAAATGGCTATCGCTTTTAAATTGGCTCATCCTTATGGTATTACTCGCATCATGAGTTCCTACGATTTCTCTGACAAGGACCAACCTCCACCAACTAATGATGGTGGAAATACCATTCTATCACCGAAAATCAATGAAGATGGTACTTGCGGAAATGGATGGGTCTGTGAACATCGTTGGAGACAAATTTACAACATGGTCGGATTTAAGAATGCTGTCCGTGGTACTGGCTTGAATGATTGGTGGGATAATGGAAACTACCAGATCGCTTTCTGCCGAGGAGGAAGTGGCTTCATTGCTTTCAATTTGGAGAGTTATGATTTgaatcaaactttccaaacaTGTCTCTCACCCGGAACTTATTGCGATGTGATCTCGGGATCGAAGATTGATGGTAAATGTACTGGAAAGAAAGTTGAAGTTGGCAATTATGGATGGGCTAACATCTACATTGGGGCTAGCGAAAATGATGGTGTTTTGGCTATCCATAAGGATGCGAAATTGTAA